From Triticum urartu cultivar G1812 chromosome 2, Tu2.1, whole genome shotgun sequence, a single genomic window includes:
- the LOC125541262 gene encoding protein STRICTOSIDINE SYNTHASE-LIKE 4-like gives MAPGGLLGTAAVAVMVSLAVHVALHCPIQPLPSPPSPARHPPNNLLQGLEKLGDGRLSGPEDVYIDAAAGGTLYTATRDGWLERMQPNGSWEHWRFVGGTDLLGIAPSADGSLLVCDAHKGLLKVEEGRVTILASTVEGSTIRFADAVIEASDGTVYFSDGSTRFGFGEWFLDYLEARPTGRLLRYDPGTGKASVALDNLAFANGVALSRDESFLVVCETAGFRCTRLWLKGDKAGQKETFVDNLPGSPDNIHLAPDGSFWIALLQLRSPWMDLITRWTLAKRVVASIPALHEPIKATAKGAMVAQVSEDGEIIRVLDDSQGKVIHFITSVTEFDGHLFLGSLSTNFLGKLSLAKVPRVQAAVSS, from the exons ATGGCGCCGGGCGGTCTCTTGGGCACGGCGGCGGTGGCCGTGATGGTGTCGCTGGCGGTCCACGTCGCGCTCCACTGCCCCATCCAGCCGCTCccgtcgccgccgtcgcccgcgcgGCACCCTCCCAATAACCTCCTCCAG GGGCTGGAGAAGCTCGGGGATGGGCGGCTGAGCGGGCCGGAGGACGTGTACATCGACGCGGCGGCGGGCGGGACGCTGTACACGGCGACGAGGGACGGGTGGCTGGAGAGGATGCAGCCCAACGGGTCGTGGGAGCACTGGCGGTTCGTCGGCGGCACTGACCTGCTCGGGATCGCGCCCTCCGCCGACGGCAGCTTGCTCGTCTGCGACGCTCACAAG GGATTACTGAAAGTCGAGGAGGGTCGCGTGACAATTCTTGCATCCACGGTCGAAGGCTCCACGATCAG GTTTGCCGACGCGGTGATCGAGGCGTCCGACGGCACGGTCTACTTCAGCGACGGGAGCACCAGGTTCGGCTTCGGCGAGTGGTTCCTCGATTACCTCGAGGCCCGCCCCACCGGCCGGCTCCTCAGGTACGACCCCGGCACCGGCAAGGCGTCCGTGGCGCTCGACAACCTCGCCTTCGCTAACGGCGTCGCCCTGTCGCGGGACGAGTCCTTCCTCGTCGTCTGCGAGACAGCGGG GTTCAGATGCACGAGGCTGTGGCTGAAAGGCGACAAGGCCGGCCAGAAGGAGACCTTCGTCGACAACCTTCCGGGGTCTCCGGACAACATCCATCTAGCACCGGACGGCTCCTTCTGGATCGCCCTTCTCCAG CTGAGGTCACCATGGATGGACCTGATCACCCGCTGGACCTTGGCCAAGAGAGTCGTCGCGTCGATCCCGGCGCTTCACGAACCCATCAAGGCGACGGCGAAGGGAGCGATGGTGGCTCAGGTGTCGGAGGACGGTGAGATCATCCGTGTGCTCGACGACTCCCAAGGGAAGGTGATCCACTTCATCACTTCCGTGACGGAGTTCGATGGGCACCTCTTCTTGGGAAGCCTTTCCACCAACTTCCTGGGCAAGCTGTCTCTGGCGAAGGTGCCACGGGTGCAGGCGGCAGTTTCATCCTAG